A single Hippocampus zosterae strain Florida chromosome 17, ASM2543408v3, whole genome shotgun sequence DNA region contains:
- the LOC127589139 gene encoding LOW QUALITY PROTEIN: uncharacterized protein LOC127589139 (The sequence of the model RefSeq protein was modified relative to this genomic sequence to represent the inferred CDS: deleted 1 base in 1 codon) — protein MDVDGCVLAAGRAILDLVERDWQPLSTVELDQRLDQAVEDVLEADLIHKVKRTSESPSRNDVATASSSTPEEVSEEVREDNEAVKYVTARLRDFQSRNRLTGRARLSLSQTVPLCLTLLSSRVSYRTLSRLYRLEKGNIHRIFFFFCKCVNTLRDEHIRWPRGDAAEAALFPLSGVLEHDERAVEGRHIPRVLGVLGHTRIPIRIPSSKDSAEPEVKRTKKTEERNVSWLHLELVCDRMGRFIHCRIGNTRDADRGGALGSQLKRESHPMPPDSVLVARAGYPLTACILTPYPGRGGTREERFNATLEPHFHILDRAVACLTGRFRRLRRLDVGNCSRARAVALSACILHNMLMDVGHVPHGEVEEAEDCSQDGEGQEDEAGVHLRDFITEILHSGNL, from the exons ATGGACGTCGACGGCTGTGTTTTAGCGGCAGGCCGCGCCATCTTGGACCTGGTTGAGCGGGACTGGCAGCCGCTGTCCACTGTCGAGCTGGACCAGCGACTGGACCAGGCCGTGGAGGACGTGCTGGAAGCGGACCTGATACACAAAGTCAAACGAACGAGTGAATCTCCGTCAAGAAATGACGTCGCTACTGCATCCTCCAGTACCCCGGAGGAAGTGTCCGAAGAGGTGCGGGAGGACAACGAGGCAGTCAAG TATGTGACTGCCCGCCTGCGGGACTTCCAATCCCGAAACCGGTTGACCGGCCGTGCCCGCCTGTCACTCTCTCAGACGGTCCCGCTGTGCCTCACCCTGCTGTCCAGTCGCGTTAGCTACCGTACTTTGTCCCGCCTCTACCGCTTGGAGAAAGGAAACATCCaccgcattttc ttttttttctgcaaatgtGTCAACACGCTGCGCGACGAGCACATTCGCTGGCCCCGAG GTGACGCGGCAGAGGCTGCCCTCTTCCCTCTCTCCGGAGTGCTGGAACATGACGAGCGGGCGGTGGAAGGCCGGCACATCCCTCGGGTGTTGGGAGTGTTGGGGCACACCCGCATTCCCATCCGGATACCTTCAAGTAAAGATAGTGCAGAGCCAGAAGTGAAAAGGACAAAGAAGACGGAAGAGCGTAACGTGTCTTGGCTCCATCTTGAATTGGTGTGCGACCGCATGGGACGCTTCATCCACTGCCGCATCGGGAACACCAGGGATGCGGACCGAGGTGGGGCGCTTGGATCTCAACTCAAGCGAGAGTCTCACCCGATGCCTCCTGATTCCGTGCTCGTGGCTCGTGCCGGATACCCGCTCACCGCTTGCATTTTGACGCCCTACCCGGGACGAGGCGGCACGAGGGAGGAGCGCTTCAACGCCACGCTAGAGCCGCATTTTCACATCCTGGACCGGGCCGTCGCGTGCCTGACAGGGCGATTCCGGAGACTCCGACGACTGGATGTCGGGAATTGCAGCCGAGCAAGAGCGGTGGCGTTGAGCGCCTGCATCCTTCACAACATGCTAATGGACGTTGGACACGTGCCACATGGGGAAGTCGAAGAGGCGGAAGATTGTAGTCAAGATGGAGAAGGCCAAGAGGATGAAGCGGGTGTACACCTGCGGGACTTTATCACGGAAATTTTGCATTCTGGGAATTTGTGA
- the LOC127589140 gene encoding elongin-B-like isoform X1 — protein sequence MDVFLMIRRHKTTIFTDAKESTSVYELKRIVEGILKRPPEDQRLYKDDMELEDMQTLGNCGFTNQTARPQSPGTVGLAFRLSADDSFEQLRMEPFSTPPELPDVMKPQDSGSTGNEQAVQ from the exons ATG GATGTGTTCCTAATGATCCGGCGTCACAAGACGACCATCTTCACCGACGCCAAAGAGTCCACATCTGTATATGAGCTGAAGCGCATTGTTGAAGGCATCCTCAAGAGGCCACCTGAGGACCAGAGGCTCTACAAG gACGACATGGAGCTGGAAGACATGCAGACGCTCGGGAACTGCGGCTTCACCAACCAGACGGCACGGCCACAGTCCCCCGGCACCGTAGGCTTAGCTTTCCGGCTTAGCG CAGATGATTCATTCGAGCAGCTGAGGATGGAACCATTCTCAACCCCGCCTGAGCTCCCGGATGTCATGAAGCCGCAGGACTCGGGCAGCACAGGCAATGAGCAAGCCGTTCAGTGA
- the LOC127589140 gene encoding elongin-B-like isoform X2 has translation MDVFLMIRRHKTTIFTDAKESTSVYELKRIVEGILKRPPEDQRLYKDDMELEDMQTLGNCGFTNQTARPQSPGTVGLAFRLSDDSFEQLRMEPFSTPPELPDVMKPQDSGSTGNEQAVQ, from the exons ATG GATGTGTTCCTAATGATCCGGCGTCACAAGACGACCATCTTCACCGACGCCAAAGAGTCCACATCTGTATATGAGCTGAAGCGCATTGTTGAAGGCATCCTCAAGAGGCCACCTGAGGACCAGAGGCTCTACAAG gACGACATGGAGCTGGAAGACATGCAGACGCTCGGGAACTGCGGCTTCACCAACCAGACGGCACGGCCACAGTCCCCCGGCACCGTAGGCTTAGCTTTCCGGCTTAGCG ATGATTCATTCGAGCAGCTGAGGATGGAACCATTCTCAACCCCGCCTGAGCTCCCGGATGTCATGAAGCCGCAGGACTCGGGCAGCACAGGCAATGAGCAAGCCGTTCAGTGA
- the LOC127589186 gene encoding uncharacterized protein LOC127589186 — MGRYKCAYECEHSDDADEKYFKFPLCNERRLKKWLANMNWKDWTPSRFSVLCSKHFEEQHLDRSGKCVQLREDAVPTIFLPQDEASKTKTPSTSRGRQKKQVSSKAWQTSSGMPLMTTRHDMHDEEKFVNGEVDVNVNVEVQEEALRWRIIMDPTFVKIVSLPHFFHGDYCAKQQDVQWAPDTDVLTTSTKETDGLNPEKVIEVTAAWQWLGLDVRGPLPLTYNGHKYVVTLSDYYSKWVEAAAVPFYLPTHVAKHIADAIGHFGSPLRILSRLPCEVIGQINQELARQLTTSVALVIQHPHTGAIDLNTQHMIDSMVSDLVDEHATDWDIFLPAKVFTLCFQEHSHTKERPFARLCCRDSELVHSPLELTYTDAQIQESTFLVQHGASTITHI, encoded by the exons ATGGGTCGTTATAAGTGTGCTTACGAGTGTGAACACTCCGACGATGCCGACGAAAAGTATTTCAA GTTCCCACTGTGCAACGAGCGACGCCTGAAGAAATGGCTCGCCAATATGAATTGGAAGGACTGGACGCCTTCACGCTTTTCTGTGCTGTGTAGCAAACACTTTGAGGAGCAACACTTGGACCGAAGTGGCAAGTGTGTTCAGCTTCGGGAAGATGCCGTGCCCACAATATTCCTTCCTCAAGACGAAGCCAGCAAAACCAAG ACACCCAGCACTTCAAGAGGACGACAGAAAAAG CAAGTGAGCAGCAAAGCCTGGCAGACGAGTTCGGGCATGCCCTTGATGACCACGAGGCATGACATGCATGATGAAGAAAAATTTGTGAATGGCGAAGTGGATGTGAACGTGAATGTGGAGGTGCAGGAGGAGGCGCTCAGGTGGAGGATCATCATGGACCCGACCTTTGTCAAGATCGTGTCCCTGCCACATTTCTTCCATGGAGATTATTGTGCCAAGCAG CAGGATGTTCAGTGGGCACCCGACACAGATGTGCTTACAACCTCCACCAAGGAG ACGGATGGCCTAAATCCTGAAAAGGTGATTGAG GTGACGGCGGCGTGGCAGTGGCTCGGTTTGGACGTACGGGGTCCTCTACCGCTGACGTACAATGGGCACAAATATGTGGTGACATTAAGCGACTACTACTCCAAGTGGGTGGAGGCAGCAGCCGTGCCGTTCTATCTCCCTACGCATGTCGCCAAGCACATCGCTGATGCCATTGGCCACTTCGGCTCACCACTGCGGATCCTGTCTAGGCTGCCCTGCGAAGTCATCGGGCAG ATCAATCAAGAACTTGCCAGACAGCTGACAACCAGTGTGGCACTCGTAATTCAGCATCCGCACACCGGCGCCATTGATCTGAACACACAGCATATGATTGACAG CATGGTGAGTGATCTGGTGGATGAGCACGCAACCGACTGGGACATCTTCCTTCCCGCCAAGGTGTTCACTTTATGCTTCCAAGAACACTCTCACACCAAAGAAAGACCTTTTGCGCGACTCTGCTGCCGCGATTCGGAACTTGTCCACTCTCCACTAGAACTGACC TACACAGATGCACAGATCCAAGAAAGTACTTTCCTGGTGCAACATGGAGCATCAACCATTACACatatttga
- the rusf1 gene encoding RUS1 family protein C16orf58 homolog: protein MGDCGALLATERYGSGESWQYLVKDGVLEKRRDGVEAESRGNSFVGVFKSVFLPQGYPDSVSGDYLQYQFWDTVQAFSSSLSGTLATQASLRGVGVGNQEATVAAATVTWLLRDGTSMLGRIVFAWLKGNKLDSEAKKWRLFADILNDIAMFVEILAPFFPAWFTLIVCTSGIFKSVVGVAGAATRAALTVHQARRDNMADISAKDGSQETLVNLAGLLVSLILIPLVTDNPGLTISLFFLFTALHLFANYKAVRSVVMETLNEARLAIVLRHFLQDGYVPTPLETNREEPVFFEFRKTLPIKLGVRLQEVVQSPEQFRLALMRKDAPFLIGITNGCVQVCLSAHAHTRDEIRAMCQAIWLSERLSPSGRHQDFWEMVHKSYILIDTEFDRFHKGVEAAGWDVTRTLLDWDEWRLEWKPKIR from the exons TCTTTTAGCCACAGAGAGGTACGGCAGTGGCGAATCGTGGCAGTATTTAGTAAAGGACGGAGTCCTGGAAAAGAGAAGGGACGGCGTTGAAGCTGAATCGAGAGGAAACTCctttgttggtgtttttaaa AGCGTATTTCTGCCTCAAGGGTACCCTGACAGTGTGAGTGGAGACTACTTGCAGTACCAGTTTTGGGATACTGTGCAG GCCTTCTCCAGCTCTCTGTCAGGAACGCTGGCCACACAGGCGTCGCTCAGAGGTGTCGGTGTGGGAAACCAGGAAGCCACAGTGGCTGCGGCCACAGTCACCTGGCTGCTAAGAG ATGGAACCAGCATGTTGGGAAGGATCGTCTTCGCCTGGCTAAAAGG AAACAAGTTGGATTCTGAGGCCAAAAAATGGAG GCTTTTTGCAGATATTCTCAACGATATTGCCATGTTTGTGGAAATACTCGCCCCATTTTTTCCTGCTTGGTTCACCTTGATTGTGTGCACGTCGGGCATTTTCAAG TCAGTGGTCGGCGTGGCTGGCGCAGCCACCAGAGCTGCTCTGACTGTCCATCAAGCTCGCCGAGACAACATGGCAGACATCTCCGCCAAAGATGGCAGTCAG GAGACTTTGGTGAATCTGGCTGGACTCCTGGTCAGTTTGATCCTCATTCCACTCGTCACGGACAACCCGGG ATTGACCATCAGCCTGTTCTTTCTCTTCACCGCCCTCCACTTGTTCGCCAACTACAAGGCGGTGCGTTCAGTAGTCATGGAAACATTAAACGAGGCGCGGCTCGCCATCGTGCTGCGACATTTCCTGCAAGACGGATATGTCCCAACGCCACTCGAAACCAATCGGGAGGAACCTGTCTTTTTTG agtTTAGGAAAACATTACCTATCAAACTTGGTGTGAGGCTTCAGGAAGTTGTTCAAAG CCCGGAGCAGTTCCGTTTGGCTTTGATGAGAAAGGACGCACCCTTCCTAATAGGCATTACAAATG GCTGTGTACAGGTATGTTTGtcagcgcacgcacacacgcgagaTGAAATCAGAGCGATGTGTCAAGCTATTTGGCTCAGTGAGAGGTTGAGTCCATCAGGACGACATCAAGATTTCTGGGAAATGGTGCACAAGAGTTACATCTTGATAGACACCGAGTTTGACCGATTTCACAAAG GTGTGGAAGCTGCTGGATGGGACGTGACTAGAACACTGCTGGACTGGGATGAATGGAGACTGGAGTGGAAGCCTAAAATCAGATGA